Proteins from a genomic interval of Clostridium cochlearium:
- the gltA gene encoding NADPH-dependent glutamate synthase, which produces MDKFKRTPIKVQDAKKRIKNFKEVCLGYTEEEAVKEASRCINCKNPMCVPNCPVSINIPKFIQHVKNREFEEAAKVINEASSLPAICGRVCPQETQCEGRCILGIKGEPIAIGKLERFVGDWSRENDVDLSFKGEKKDKKIAVVGAGPAGLTCAGDLAKLGYDVTIFEALHEPGGVLVYGIPEFRLPKDTVVKHEIENVKKLGVQIETDVIIGRTVTIDELMNEEGFDAVFIGSGAGLPKFMGIPGENLNGVFSANEFLTRNNLMKAYREDYDTPIKVGQKLAVVGGGNVAMDAARTARRLGAEVHIVYRRSDEEIPARREEVEHAKEEGIIFNLLTNPVEIIGGEDGWVKAMKCIKMELGEPDASGRRRPVEIEGSEFILEVDTVIMALGTSPNPLISTTTKGLETNKWGCLVAKDENGETTKKAVFAGGDVVTGAATVILAMEAGKKAAKGIDEFLSNSEEK; this is translated from the coding sequence ATGGATAAATTTAAGAGAACTCCTATAAAAGTTCAAGATGCTAAAAAAAGAATAAAAAATTTTAAAGAAGTTTGTCTTGGATACACAGAAGAAGAAGCAGTTAAAGAAGCTTCACGATGTATTAATTGTAAAAATCCAATGTGTGTTCCAAATTGCCCAGTATCTATAAATATACCTAAGTTTATACAACATGTTAAAAATAGAGAATTTGAGGAAGCTGCAAAAGTTATTAATGAAGCTAGTTCTCTACCAGCTATATGTGGAAGAGTATGTCCTCAAGAAACTCAATGTGAAGGTAGATGTATTTTAGGTATAAAGGGAGAGCCTATAGCTATTGGTAAGCTAGAAAGGTTTGTAGGAGATTGGTCAAGAGAAAATGATGTGGATTTATCCTTTAAAGGAGAAAAGAAGGATAAAAAAATTGCAGTGGTAGGAGCAGGTCCTGCAGGTTTGACCTGTGCAGGAGATTTAGCTAAACTTGGGTATGATGTTACCATATTTGAGGCTTTACATGAACCAGGAGGAGTTTTAGTATATGGTATACCAGAATTTAGATTACCAAAGGATACTGTAGTAAAACATGAAATAGAAAATGTGAAAAAACTAGGAGTACAAATCGAAACAGATGTGATAATTGGAAGAACAGTTACAATAGATGAACTTATGAATGAAGAAGGTTTTGATGCAGTATTTATAGGTTCAGGAGCAGGTCTTCCTAAATTTATGGGAATACCAGGAGAAAATTTAAATGGAGTATTTTCAGCCAATGAATTTTTAACTAGAAATAATCTTATGAAAGCCTATAGAGAGGACTATGATACTCCTATAAAAGTAGGGCAAAAGTTAGCAGTAGTAGGTGGAGGAAATGTTGCTATGGATGCAGCTAGAACTGCTAGAAGACTTGGAGCAGAAGTTCATATAGTATACAGAAGATCAGATGAAGAGATACCAGCAAGAAGGGAAGAAGTAGAACATGCAAAAGAAGAGGGCATAATATTTAATTTACTTACTAACCCAGTAGAGATTATAGGTGGAGAAGATGGATGGGTAAAAGCTATGAAGTGTATAAAGATGGAATTAGGAGAACCTGATGCATCTGGAAGAAGAAGGCCAGTAGAAATTGAGGGATCTGAATTTATTTTAGAAGTAGACACTGTAATAATGGCTTTAGGAACATCTCCAAATCCGCTAATATCCACTACTACAAAAGGATTAGAAACTAATAAATGGGGTTGTTTAGTAGCTAAGGATGAAAATGGAGAAACTACTAAAAAGGCAGTATTTGCTGGAGGCGATGTAGTAACCGGTGCTGCAACTGTAATACTAGCTATGGAAGCAGGAAAAAAAGCTGCAAAAGGTATAGATGAATTTTTAAGCAATAGTGAAGAAAAATAA
- a CDS encoding sulfide/dihydroorotate dehydrogenase-like FAD/NAD-binding protein has product MYKILEKKLLAPNIYLMDVHVPRIAKSAKPGQFVIVRVDEKSERIPLTICDYDADKETVTIVFQVVGNSTKKMESLEIGDYFEGFAGPLGQPSELVYEKEEDLRKKNILYIAGGVGAAPVYPQVKWLNSIGVKTDVIIGAKTKDLIILEEEMKKEAGNLYIATDDGSYGYKGLVTDLFKDLVENKNKEYDLVVTIGPMIMMKFVTKATKEYGVKTIASLNTLMVDGTGMCGACRVTVGGETKFTCVDGPEFDGHLVDFDEALRRQGMYKTEEGKALLEKQEREEGHVCHVGLGGDH; this is encoded by the coding sequence ATGTATAAAATATTAGAGAAAAAATTATTAGCTCCAAATATTTATCTTATGGATGTGCATGTTCCGAGAATTGCTAAGTCAGCTAAACCAGGACAATTTGTAATAGTGAGAGTAGATGAAAAAAGTGAGAGAATTCCACTTACTATATGTGATTATGATGCAGATAAAGAAACAGTTACCATAGTATTTCAAGTAGTAGGTAATTCTACTAAAAAGATGGAATCACTAGAAATAGGAGATTATTTTGAAGGATTTGCAGGACCATTAGGTCAGCCTTCAGAATTGGTATACGAAAAAGAAGAAGATTTAAGGAAAAAGAATATATTGTATATAGCTGGAGGAGTAGGAGCAGCACCGGTATATCCTCAAGTTAAATGGCTAAACTCTATAGGTGTAAAAACAGATGTGATAATTGGTGCAAAAACTAAGGATTTAATAATTTTAGAAGAAGAAATGAAAAAAGAAGCAGGTAATCTATATATAGCTACCGATGATGGTTCCTATGGATATAAGGGATTAGTAACAGATTTATTTAAAGATTTAGTGGAAAATAAAAATAAAGAATATGATTTAGTGGTAACTATAGGACCTATGATAATGATGAAATTTGTAACTAAAGCTACAAAAGAATATGGAGTAAAAACTATAGCTAGTTTGAATACTTTAATGGTAGATGGAACAGGTATGTGTGGGGCTTGTAGAGTAACTGTTGGTGGTGAAACTAAATTTACTTGTGTAGATGGACCGGAATTTGATGGTCACTTAGTAGATTTTGATGAAGCTTTAAGAAGACAGGGTATGTATAAAACAGAAGAAGGTAAAGCATTATTAGAAAAACAAGAAAGAGAAGAAGGACACGTATGTCACGTGGGATTAGGAGGAGATCACTAA
- a CDS encoding iron-containing alcohol dehydrogenase, with protein MKRFTIPRDIYYGKGSLEVLKSIKGNKAVIVIGGGSMKRFGFLAKVEDYLKEAGIETKLIEGVEPDPSVETVMKGAEIMREYEPDWIVSIGGGSPIDAAKAMWLFYEHPDLTFEEAAEKVLSLPELRSRAKFIAIPSTSGTASEVTAFSVITDYKKQIKYPLADFNLTPDIAIVDPELAETMPAKLTAHTGMDALTHAIEAYVATESTSFTDPLALQAILMVKDYLIKSFKEDKEARERMHEAQCLAGMAFSNALLGITHSMAHKIGAVFDITHGCANAIFLPYVIQFNSKVCEERYANIARYLGLEGKSDKDLVNSLINFIRNLNKELGIDSSLKEYGIAEDEFKGKVEYMAHNAVLDACTGANPRKINEEEMKNMYTYAFYGKDIDF; from the coding sequence ATGAAGAGATTTACAATTCCAAGAGATATTTATTATGGTAAAGGATCATTAGAAGTATTAAAATCTATTAAGGGGAACAAAGCTGTTATAGTAATCGGTGGTGGATCAATGAAAAGATTTGGCTTCTTAGCTAAAGTAGAGGATTATTTAAAAGAAGCAGGCATAGAAACCAAATTAATAGAAGGTGTAGAACCAGATCCTTCAGTAGAAACAGTTATGAAGGGTGCAGAAATTATGAGGGAATATGAACCAGATTGGATAGTATCCATAGGTGGGGGATCACCAATTGATGCAGCTAAAGCTATGTGGCTTTTTTATGAACATCCTGATTTAACTTTTGAAGAAGCTGCTGAGAAGGTGCTTAGTCTTCCAGAATTAAGAAGTAGAGCTAAATTTATAGCCATACCATCTACAAGTGGAACAGCTTCTGAAGTAACTGCTTTTTCAGTAATAACAGATTATAAAAAACAAATAAAATATCCATTAGCAGATTTTAATTTAACACCAGATATAGCTATAGTAGATCCAGAATTAGCAGAAACAATGCCAGCTAAACTTACTGCTCATACAGGTATGGATGCTTTAACTCACGCAATAGAAGCTTATGTGGCTACAGAAAGCACTAGCTTTACAGATCCATTAGCATTACAAGCAATATTAATGGTTAAAGATTATCTAATTAAATCCTTTAAAGAAGATAAAGAAGCAAGAGAAAGAATGCATGAAGCTCAATGCCTTGCAGGAATGGCTTTCTCAAATGCATTACTTGGAATAACTCATAGTATGGCTCATAAAATAGGTGCTGTATTTGACATAACTCATGGTTGTGCCAATGCAATATTCTTACCTTATGTTATACAATTTAATAGTAAAGTTTGTGAAGAAAGATATGCAAACATTGCAAGATATTTAGGGTTAGAGGGAAAATCAGACAAAGACTTAGTAAATTCATTAATAAACTTTATTAGAAATTTAAATAAAGAATTAGGTATAGATAGTTCATTAAAAGAATATGGAATAGCTGAAGATGAATTTAAAGGAAAAGTTGAATATATGGCACATAATGCTGTATTAGATGCTTGTACGGGAGCAAATCCAAGAAAGATAAATGAAGAAGAAATGAAGAATATGTATACTTATGCATTCTATGGAAAAGATATAGACTTTTAA
- a CDS encoding 3-hydroxybutyryl-CoA dehydrogenase — MKKICVLGAGTMGAGIAQAFAAKGYEVVLRDIKDEFVERGIKGIEKGLSKRVSKGKMAQEDMDAIMGRIEGTVDLNKAADCDLVVEAAVENMKIKREIFAELDKICKPEAILSSNTSSLSITEIATATNRPDKVIGMHFFNPAPVMKLVEIIRGMATSQETFDAVKEVSIAIGKDPVEVAEAPGFVVNRILIPMINEAVGIYAEGIATAEDIDKAMMLGANHPMGPLALGDLIGLDVCLAIMDVLYTETGDTKYRAHSLLRKYVRAGWLGRKTKKGFHDYSK; from the coding sequence ATGAAAAAAATATGTGTACTTGGCGCTGGAACAATGGGAGCTGGTATAGCTCAAGCATTTGCAGCAAAGGGATATGAAGTAGTTTTAAGAGATATAAAAGATGAGTTTGTTGAAAGAGGAATAAAAGGAATAGAAAAAGGATTATCCAAACGTGTATCCAAAGGAAAAATGGCTCAAGAAGATATGGATGCAATTATGGGTAGAATAGAAGGAACAGTTGATTTAAATAAAGCTGCTGACTGTGATTTAGTTGTAGAAGCTGCTGTAGAAAATATGAAGATAAAAAGAGAAATATTTGCTGAATTAGATAAAATATGTAAACCAGAAGCTATATTATCCTCAAATACTTCATCATTATCTATAACTGAAATAGCAACAGCTACTAATAGACCAGATAAAGTTATAGGAATGCACTTTTTCAATCCTGCTCCAGTAATGAAACTTGTTGAAATAATAAGAGGAATGGCTACATCACAAGAAACATTTGATGCAGTTAAAGAAGTTTCAATAGCTATTGGAAAGGATCCTGTAGAAGTTGCAGAAGCTCCAGGTTTCGTTGTAAATAGAATATTAATTCCAATGATAAATGAAGCAGTAGGAATTTATGCTGAGGGTATAGCAACAGCAGAAGATATTGATAAAGCTATGATGCTTGGTGCAAATCATCCAATGGGACCATTAGCACTAGGAGATCTTATAGGCTTAGATGTATGCCTTGCTATAATGGATGTTTTATACACAGAAACTGGAGATACTAAATATAGAGCACACTCATTATTAAGAAAATATGTAAGAGCTGGATGGTTAGGAAGAAAGACTAAAAAAGGATTCCACGATTACTCCAAATAA
- a CDS encoding electron transfer flavoprotein subunit alpha/FixB family protein: MNIADYKGVWVFAEQRDGELQKVSLELLGKGREIADKLGVELTALLLGNKIDSIAEELVAYGADKVIYAQNPLLNHYTTDGYAKVICDLVAEEKPEIILVGATYIGRDLGPRVAARLRTGLTADCTGLDIEEGTNNLLMTRPAFGGNLMATIVCGEHRPQMSTVRPGVFERLKKDAGRKGEVKKIEAKLEMSDIRTKVEDVVKITKDVMDIGEAEFLVSGGRGIGSKENFELLKELAEVLGGSVAGSRAAIDNGWLDKDYQVGQTGKTVRPKVYIAVGISGAIQHLAGMQDSDYIIAINKDESAPIMQIADLGLVGDYNKIVPELIAKLKEEKEEN; this comes from the coding sequence ATGAATATAGCAGATTACAAAGGTGTTTGGGTATTCGCTGAACAAAGAGATGGTGAATTACAAAAAGTTTCACTTGAACTTTTAGGAAAAGGAAGAGAAATTGCAGATAAACTAGGAGTAGAGTTAACAGCTCTTCTTTTAGGAAATAAAATAGACAGTATAGCAGAAGAATTAGTAGCATATGGAGCTGATAAGGTAATATATGCACAAAATCCTCTATTAAATCACTATACAACAGATGGATATGCAAAAGTTATATGTGATCTTGTAGCTGAAGAAAAACCTGAAATAATTCTTGTAGGAGCAACATATATAGGAAGAGATTTAGGACCAAGAGTTGCAGCAAGATTAAGAACAGGACTTACAGCAGACTGTACAGGACTTGACATAGAAGAAGGAACTAACAATCTATTAATGACAAGACCTGCATTTGGTGGAAATCTTATGGCCACAATAGTTTGTGGAGAACATAGACCACAAATGTCCACAGTTAGACCTGGAGTTTTTGAAAGACTTAAAAAAGATGCTGGCAGAAAAGGCGAAGTTAAAAAGATAGAAGCTAAATTAGAAATGTCAGATATAAGAACAAAAGTAGAAGATGTTGTTAAAATAACTAAAGATGTTATGGACATAGGAGAAGCTGAATTCTTAGTATCTGGTGGTAGAGGAATAGGATCAAAAGAAAACTTTGAACTATTAAAAGAACTGGCAGAAGTTCTTGGTGGAAGTGTAGCAGGATCAAGAGCTGCTATAGACAATGGATGGTTAGACAAGGATTACCAAGTAGGTCAAACAGGAAAAACTGTAAGACCAAAGGTTTATATAGCAGTAGGTATATCTGGAGCAATCCAACACTTAGCTGGAATGCAAGATTCAGATTATATAATTGCTATAAATAAAGATGAATCTGCTCCAATAATGCAAATTGCAGATTTAGGATTAGTTGGGGATTATAATAAGATAGTACCTGAATTAATAGCTAAATTAAAAGAAGAGAAAGAAGAAAACTAA
- a CDS encoding electron transfer flavoprotein subunit beta/FixA family protein yields the protein MNIVVCIKQVPDTTEVKIDPVTGTLIREGVPSIMNPDDKNALEEALKLKESNGAKVTVITMGPAQAEDVLREALSMGADEAILISDRAFAGADTLATSTALSAAIKKLDYDIVFAGRQAIDGDTAQVGPEIAENLDLPQITYVEKVEVDGEELKVRRAWEDGYENIRVKTPVLLTAIKELNEPRYMHVAHIFGAFDKEIKVWNADFLDVDKSLLGLKGSPTKVKRSTTKEAKGKGEVVNLTPKEAAQCAVAKLKEKHYI from the coding sequence ATGAATATAGTTGTTTGCATAAAGCAAGTTCCAGATACTACAGAAGTTAAAATAGATCCAGTAACAGGAACACTTATAAGAGAAGGGGTTCCATCAATAATGAACCCAGACGATAAAAATGCATTAGAAGAAGCTTTAAAATTAAAAGAAAGTAATGGTGCAAAGGTAACAGTAATAACAATGGGACCAGCACAAGCAGAAGACGTTTTAAGAGAAGCGTTATCAATGGGAGCAGATGAAGCTATATTAATATCTGACAGAGCTTTTGCAGGAGCAGATACATTAGCTACATCAACAGCCCTAAGCGCAGCTATCAAAAAATTAGACTATGATATAGTATTCGCTGGAAGACAGGCTATTGATGGAGATACAGCACAAGTTGGACCTGAAATAGCAGAAAACTTAGATCTACCTCAAATTACTTATGTAGAAAAAGTTGAAGTAGATGGAGAAGAATTAAAAGTTAGAAGAGCTTGGGAAGATGGATACGAAAATATAAGAGTAAAAACACCTGTTCTTTTAACAGCAATAAAAGAACTTAATGAACCAAGATATATGCACGTAGCTCATATATTTGGAGCATTTGATAAAGAAATAAAAGTTTGGAATGCAGACTTTTTAGATGTAGATAAGTCCCTTCTTGGATTAAAAGGATCTCCAACAAAAGTTAAGAGATCAACAACAAAAGAAGCAAAGGGAAAAGGTGAAGTTGTAAACCTAACTCCAAAAGAAGCAGCACAATGTGCAGTAGCAAAACTAAAGGAAAAGCACTATATCTAA
- a CDS encoding acyl-CoA dehydrogenase: MNFALTREQEFVRQMVRDFTENEVKPIAAEIDETERFPMENVEKMAKLGMMGIPIPKEYGGAGGDVLSYIIAVEELSKACATTGVIVSAHTSLCASLIYEHGTEEQKQKYLVPLAKGEKIGAFGLTEPNAGTDAAGQQSIAIDMGDHYLLNGSKIFITNGGVADVFVVFAMTDRSKGTRGISAFILEKGMPGFSIGKVEDKMGIRASSTTELIFEDVKVPKENLVGKEGRGFGIAMKTLDGGRIGIASQALGIAQGALEEAITYMKERKQFGRQLYKFQGLSWMMADMKVAIESARFLVYQAAWRKQNGLPYSVEAAMAKLHAANVAMDVTTKVVQLFGGYGYTKDYPVERMMRDAKITEIYEGTSQVQQMVISGSLFR, translated from the coding sequence ATGAATTTTGCATTAACTAGAGAACAAGAATTTGTAAGACAAATGGTAAGAGATTTTACTGAAAATGAAGTAAAACCAATTGCCGCAGAGATTGATGAAACAGAAAGATTCCCTATGGAAAACGTTGAAAAAATGGCTAAACTTGGTATGATGGGTATTCCAATTCCAAAAGAATATGGTGGAGCAGGTGGAGATGTATTATCATACATCATAGCTGTTGAGGAATTATCAAAAGCATGTGCAACAACAGGAGTTATAGTATCAGCTCATACATCTCTTTGTGCAAGTTTAATATATGAACATGGAACAGAAGAACAAAAACAAAAATACTTAGTTCCATTAGCAAAGGGAGAAAAAATAGGAGCTTTTGGATTAACAGAACCTAATGCAGGAACAGATGCAGCAGGACAACAAAGTATAGCAATAGATATGGGAGACCATTATTTATTAAATGGATCAAAAATATTTATAACAAATGGTGGAGTAGCAGATGTATTTGTAGTGTTTGCTATGACTGATAGAAGTAAAGGAACTAGAGGAATATCAGCATTTATACTTGAAAAGGGAATGCCTGGATTCTCAATAGGAAAAGTTGAAGATAAAATGGGTATAAGAGCATCTTCAACAACAGAACTTATTTTTGAAGATGTTAAGGTACCAAAGGAAAACTTGGTAGGTAAAGAAGGAAGAGGCTTTGGAATTGCTATGAAGACTCTAGATGGAGGAAGAATAGGAATAGCATCTCAAGCTTTGGGAATAGCACAAGGTGCCTTAGAAGAAGCTATAACATACATGAAAGAAAGAAAACAATTCGGAAGACAACTTTATAAATTCCAAGGATTATCTTGGATGATGGCAGATATGAAAGTTGCAATAGAAAGTGCAAGATTTTTAGTTTATCAAGCAGCATGGAGAAAACAAAATGGATTACCATATTCAGTAGAAGCTGCAATGGCAAAATTACATGCAGCTAATGTTGCTATGGATGTAACTACTAAAGTTGTTCAATTATTTGGTGGATATGGATATACAAAAGATTATCCAGTAGAAAGAATGATGAGAGATGCTAAGATAACTGAAATATATGAAGGAACTTCACAAGTTCAACAAATGGTTATTTCAGGAAGCTTATTTAGATAA
- a CDS encoding short-chain-enoyl-CoA hydratase produces the protein MDFKNLILEKDGKIAVLTINRPNALNALNSELLKELDSAIDCLSEDDEVLAVVLTGAGKAFVAGADIGEMKDLTVSEGRKFGTLGNKVFRKLETLEKPVIAAVNGFALGGGCEISMACDIRIASEKAKFGQPEVGLGITPGFGGTQRLARLVGPAVAKELIYTADIIDAEEALRIGLVNKVVEKDELLDTAKKMANKIASNAPIAVKLCKSAINRGLQCDIDTGIAFEAEVFGECFSTEDQKEGMTAFLEKRKDKCFKNR, from the coding sequence ATGGATTTTAAAAATCTTATCCTAGAAAAGGATGGTAAAATAGCGGTTTTAACAATTAATAGACCTAATGCTCTAAACGCTTTAAATAGTGAACTGCTAAAAGAACTAGATTCTGCTATTGATTGTTTATCAGAAGATGATGAAGTATTAGCAGTGGTGCTTACAGGGGCAGGAAAAGCTTTTGTAGCCGGTGCAGATATAGGAGAAATGAAGGATCTTACTGTAAGTGAAGGTAGAAAATTTGGTACACTTGGAAATAAAGTATTCAGAAAGTTGGAAACCTTAGAAAAACCAGTTATTGCAGCAGTTAATGGATTCGCTTTAGGCGGAGGTTGCGAAATATCCATGGCTTGTGATATAAGAATTGCTTCTGAAAAGGCTAAATTTGGACAACCAGAAGTTGGTTTGGGAATAACACCTGGCTTTGGAGGAACTCAAAGACTAGCTAGATTAGTTGGACCAGCAGTAGCTAAGGAATTAATATATACAGCAGATATAATCGATGCAGAAGAGGCATTAAGAATAGGATTAGTTAATAAGGTAGTAGAAAAGGATGAACTTCTAGATACAGCTAAAAAAATGGCTAATAAGATAGCAAGTAATGCCCCTATAGCTGTGAAATTATGTAAATCAGCTATAAATAGAGGATTACAATGTGACATAGATACAGGGATAGCTTTTGAGGCAGAAGTATTTGGTGAATGCTTCTCTACAGAAGATCAAAAAGAAGGTATGACAGCATTTCTTGAAAAAAGAAAAGATAAATGCTTCAAAAATAGATAG
- a CDS encoding redox-sensing transcriptional repressor Rex: MDKKRNISMAVIKRLPKYHRYLEELLKNEVDRISSKELSKKIGFTASQIRQDFNCFGDFGQQGYGYNVKELHAQISNILGLTKEYKCIILGGGNIGQAVANYNKFEKLGFKLESIFDINPKLVGLKIRDIEIKDIDTLEDYLKENNIDIGIICVPSRSAQKVCDILTRNNVKGIWNFAPVDLKVPEEVFVENVHLSESLLTLSYLMNEQEG; this comes from the coding sequence ATGGATAAAAAAAGAAATATTTCTATGGCTGTTATAAAGAGGTTACCTAAATATCATAGGTATCTAGAAGAGCTGTTGAAAAATGAAGTAGATAGGATTTCCTCTAAGGAACTTAGCAAAAAGATAGGATTTACAGCATCACAGATAAGACAAGATTTTAATTGTTTTGGCGACTTTGGGCAACAAGGATATGGATACAATGTAAAGGAGCTTCATGCTCAAATAAGCAATATATTAGGATTAACTAAAGAATACAAATGTATTATCCTAGGTGGTGGAAATATAGGTCAGGCAGTAGCCAACTATAATAAATTTGAAAAACTTGGATTTAAATTAGAAAGTATTTTTGATATAAATCCTAAACTAGTAGGACTAAAAATAAGAGATATAGAAATAAAAGATATAGATACTTTAGAAGATTATCTAAAAGAGAATAATATCGATATTGGAATTATATGTGTCCCTAGTAGAAGCGCTCAAAAAGTATGTGATATTTTAACTAGAAATAATGTAAAAGGAATATGGAATTTTGCTCCTGTAGATCTAAAGGTTCCAGAGGAAGTCTTTGTTGAAAATGTACATTTAAGTGAAAGCTTACTAACATTAAGTTATTTGATGAATGAACAAGAAGGATAG
- a CDS encoding ABC-F family ATP-binding cassette domain-containing protein, with amino-acid sequence MIILSCKNLSKSYGIDNILHNISFNIKDGEKVGLIGPNGSGKSTLLKILANELDYDAGEIFVEKNKKIGYLPQHYSIESSKTIYNEMLCVFKNLIDLEKKISELEEKMNEPYDASNAEYHDKIIKNYTTAVETYTLRGGYTYRGEINRVLTGLGFEESDFHTPVNILSGGQKTRLALCKLLLVNPDILLLDEPTNHLDLDAIEWLEEYLKNHKGTLLIISHDRYFLDSVTNKTMEICNNQFKSFDGNYTKFMEFKKKDYEAQLKAYSAQQAEIKRQEEIIERYRSFNREKSIRAAESRQKALDKIDKIDKPIMYSNSAKIKFKASIKSGNDVLHIEDLAKSFDDVKLFNNINLDIKRGDKSALIGENGRGKTTLFKIIMDKISADKGKKVLGRNVFIGYYDQEQSDLDPNKTIIDEVWDAFPNMTTTEVRNALAAFLFTGDDVFKEISKLSGGEKCRINLLKLMLSKANFLLLDEPTNHLDIVSREALEDAILNYDGTVLVISHDRYFLNKVIDKIYELKEDEIKEYLGNYSYYIEKKKNPSRFESLEENEGMTKTQIKIEKKKKREAEKEQKQIKLKAKNIEELIASKENELLKLQEKLCLEEVYSNPEKSQEVNLKILEIEKSLEELYNEWENYL; translated from the coding sequence ATGATTATTTTAAGTTGTAAAAACCTTAGCAAAAGTTATGGTATAGATAATATTTTACATAATATATCTTTTAACATAAAAGATGGCGAAAAGGTAGGTTTAATAGGACCTAATGGCTCTGGAAAATCTACATTATTAAAAATATTAGCTAATGAATTAGATTATGATGCTGGTGAAATTTTTGTAGAAAAGAATAAAAAAATTGGATATCTTCCTCAACATTATTCTATAGAATCTTCCAAAACTATATATAACGAAATGTTATGTGTATTTAAAAATCTTATAGACTTAGAGAAAAAAATATCAGAGTTAGAAGAAAAAATGAATGAGCCTTATGATGCTTCTAATGCAGAATATCATGATAAAATTATCAAAAATTATACAACTGCTGTAGAAACATACACTTTAAGAGGTGGATATACTTATAGAGGTGAAATTAATAGAGTTCTAACTGGATTGGGATTTGAAGAAAGTGATTTTCATACTCCTGTAAATATATTAAGTGGAGGGCAAAAAACTCGTTTAGCTCTCTGTAAATTATTACTTGTAAATCCAGATATATTACTATTAGATGAACCTACAAACCATCTAGATTTAGATGCTATAGAATGGTTGGAAGAATATTTAAAAAATCATAAAGGAACTTTGCTAATAATTTCCCACGATAGATACTTTTTAGACTCTGTTACTAATAAGACTATGGAAATTTGTAACAACCAATTTAAATCTTTTGATGGAAATTATACAAAGTTTATGGAATTTAAAAAGAAAGATTATGAAGCTCAGTTGAAAGCTTACTCAGCTCAACAAGCTGAAATCAAAAGACAAGAAGAAATTATAGAAAGATATAGATCTTTTAATAGAGAAAAGAGTATACGAGCTGCAGAAAGTAGACAAAAGGCTCTAGATAAGATAGATAAAATTGATAAACCTATAATGTATTCTAATAGTGCAAAAATAAAATTTAAAGCTTCAATTAAAAGTGGTAATGATGTTCTTCATATAGAAGATTTAGCTAAAAGCTTTGATGACGTAAAACTCTTTAATAATATTAACTTAGATATAAAAAGAGGCGATAAATCTGCTTTAATAGGAGAAAATGGTCGAGGTAAAACCACTCTTTTTAAGATAATAATGGACAAAATATCTGCAGATAAAGGTAAAAAAGTATTAGGCAGAAATGTATTTATAGGATACTATGATCAAGAACAATCTGATTTAGATCCTAATAAGACAATAATAGATGAAGTTTGGGACGCTTTTCCTAATATGACTACTACAGAAGTTAGGAATGCCTTAGCTGCATTTCTATTTACTGGTGATGATGTATTTAAAGAAATATCTAAACTTAGTGGTGGGGAAAAATGTAGAATAAATCTTTTAAAATTAATGCTATCTAAGGCTAACTTTTTACTTCTAGATGAACCTACAAATCATTTAGATATAGTATCAAGGGAAGCCTTGGAAGATGCTATTTTAAATTATGATGGAACTGTTCTTGTAATTTCCCATGATAGATATTTCTTAAACAAAGTTATAGATAAAATATATGAACTAAAAGAAGACGAAATCAAGGAATATTTAGGTAACTATAGCTACTATATAGAAAAAAAGAAAAATCCATCTAGATTTGAATCCTTAGAAGAAAATGAAGGTATGACTAAAACTCAGATTAAAATAGAGAAAAAGAAGAAACGTGAAGCAGAAAAAGAACAAAAACAAATTAAATTAAAAGCTAAAAATATAGAAGAATTAATTGCCTCTAAAGAAAATGAACTATTAAAACTTCAAGAAAAATTATGCTTAGAAGAAGTCTATTCTAATCCTGAAAAATCTCAAGAAGTAAACTTAAAAATACTGGAAATAGAAAAATCCCTAGAAGAACTTTACAATGAATGGGAAAACTACCTATAA